The genomic interval AATGCAAACAGCTGGGTAGTAAACGGAAACGGTTATCCCGGGTTAGTAACTAATGATATCAACGGTACAGCAAGGTCAACATCTTTATCAACAGGTCCTTGCGATGTTGGTGCTTACGAAATTACTCCTTCAGTACCGGCTCCTTCGGCAACACAAACAGGTACAATCGGAGCAGGACAGACAACATCATGGTCAATATTCGGAAAGACTTTTGCATCCATTACATGGGGTGCAGCAGGTACTTATCCGGGTTCAATGACAGCAGCATTTAATTCAGGCGCAACACCTCCAAATCCTCCTGTAGCTGCAAAATACGGTTACGGTTACTGGACATTAACACCTGATGTACAGCCTTCAGGCGGCGCAACTTATGATATCACAGTATTCTTCAGTGATGCTCAGACAGGAACAATAACTGCTCCTGCCACAAACTTAATACTTGCTAAATATGATGGAGCAACATGGACAGATTATCAGCCCGGCGTTGGCGCAGGTCAGTCAAATCTGAACTATGCAGCAAAATCAGTAACAGTAGCAGGCTTAACATCATTCTCAAGCTTCGCATTAACAGATAAAGATGCACCGTTACCTGTTGAGCTTTCATCTTTCACATCAGCAATAGATAAGAGAAAAGTAACTCTTAACTGGTCAACAGTTTCAGAGGAAAACAACTCAGGATTTGATATTGAAAGAAAGTTAAGCGGTACAGAAAATACATGGAGTAAAGTCGGTAACGTAGCAGGCGCAGGTAACTCAACAACTGCAAAAAGCTACAGCTTCTCCGAAAACAATCTGAACACAGGAAAATATAACTACAGACTGAAACAAATGGATTACAACGGTAACTTCAAATATTATGACTTATCAAATGAAGTTATAATCGGAGTTCCAAGCAAATTCGATATTTCACAAAACTATCCGAATCCTTTCAACCCGTCAACAAAGATTAATTTTGACTTGCCGTTCGACAGCAAAGTTCAGATTAAAATTTATGACATGACAGGTAAAGAAATGGCGCAGATAGTTAATGAATCAAGAACTGCAGGTTATTACACTGTTCAGTTCAATGCTTCAATGCTTTCAAGCGGAATTTATTTCTACCAGATAAATGCAGCAGGCGGAAATCAATCGTTTGTAAAAACTATGAAGATGGTTCTTGTAAAATAGTTATCAGTAATTAGTTGTCAGTTGCCGGTAAAATGGCAATTCATAATTCTAAATTCTGAATTCATAATTAAAAAACTCCTGTTGGTGAAAACTAACAGGAGTTTTTTTTTGTATTCCTGTTAATTGTTAATTACTAATAATTTCTGATTTGCGGAGCAGGCAGAAAGCCTGATGCAACATATTAATAGTAATAGGCTGAAAAAAATATAGCGCAGTAAATGATTTTTAACATGAAGAAATAACAATAATTTATCTCAAAACTTACGAGGGGGCGTAAGTTTTGCCCTTAGTTTTTGCAGTAGTTTATGACATAAAAAAGTTCTGCTCTTAATGTAAATTAAATTACAGCAATTGGAATTTTTTTACTAAGGCTTTTGTATTTTAGATATAGGTATAAACACTTATATTGTCGTTAATTTTTTAAAAAAACTAATGTGAATTTATTTTAATTCGGACTACATTGCCTGATACTGCTTAACCCCCATAAAGCATTGTATTTAGAAATGAAATGGATTCCAATAAACTTTTATTGGGAGATATTTATGAAAAAGTTATACCCCCTTTTTCTTCTGATGTTCTTTATAACAAGCAATTCTTATTCTCAGTGGAACTACGGTTCTCCGTTCTCCACCGCTGCTGAGCAGTCAACATGGCAGCATGTGGTAAATCCATTGCCTATAGCCGGAAATTTTGTTTTAGATAGTATAACCGGCGCTTACCCGACAAATGCCTGGTTCAATCAGTTCTATCTTTATGGTAATGCCTGGCCTAATATTTCAGGACCTTTAGGACAAAACAGTATTTACACATACCCCTACCAAATTCGTTTTGGTACACAGTTAGATAGCAATCGATATCCCAATAAATATGCGTATCTTGGTATTAACTACAGACCATTTGGTACACAACAACTTGGCACACCGCAATTTCCAAAATATGCTTATGATGACGGACTTTATTTCGCAATGGGTACATCTGTTAATCCGGCAAATTATAAGCCTGCCATATTGAATAACTATACTGAAATTTCTGCAACGATAAAATTTACAAACACAACAAATACCAACCAGTATTATTACGCGCCTCTTGTGAGAGGTATGCCTTACATGACAATGATTTATAACAATGTAACTCCGGCTATTTATTTCCCGTCTCCTATTGTTCACTGGGTAAACGATACAGAGTTATTAACACCGGGACAGCAGTTTACCGGTACTGTATTTAAAATAAAAACTCTTGAGGGTGATCCGAATCTTTTCAGATCGCAGACATGGATGATTTACAGCTCTACCCCTATTACGCTTACTTATAATCAGCAGCCATATAACGGAGCAACTCAGGACGGACTTATTGCAACTGCGCCTATTACCGGCTGGATAAGAATGGCTCATGTTACTTACACAGGTGACCCTAAAGCATCAGACTCTACTGCCCGTATAAATCTCTTAAATGCTTATTCAAAGTTTATTCCTGTCAAGGGTGATGTGCAGGTAAATGTTGCAAACAGCAGCAGCACAACTGCAACTATGAATTTTAATTTTACAAGATACAACGAAGCTTCATTCGGCTCTAATGATTCATTATTAATGATGGCTCTTCCGCATCACGTTGATATGCTTCCTGCAGGTTCAACTACACAATTAATGAACTATCAGGTCATAAAAGGAATACTGAGCGAGGTAAAGAAAAAGACATGGGTTATGACGGAAAATCTTCCGCAATACACCTGGAATCCTGACAGAGGAACTCTTACCAACGTTCCGCTTAACTGGTGCGATTCAATTCAAAGATATGCTATAGGCGATTCAGTTTATTTTATGGCTCAATATCAATGGTCAGATGTTTACGCCGCAGGAAAAACTCTTGCAAAGCAGGGACGCGTAATAACAATCTGTGATGAATTGTATGACCGTGATAATACACGCTACGCTTCAATGCAGACACTTGCAGCAAATTACAGAACCAAGCTTGCATCAAATTTATCAAGATGGCTAAACGGAAACAGCTCTGCAAATAATCCCCCTGCAAATGTCCGCGACTCCATTATGTACGATACTAAATTTAAAGGTTTGATTTCCAGCCAGTCATATAATGTACCCGGCAATGACTTCGGAAGCGCGTTGTACAACGACCACCATTTCCATTACGGATATTATTTATATGCTGCGGCAGTAATCGCCAGAAAAAATCCGGGCTTCCTTACTGCAAACGGAAATTATTATCTTAACAGAGTAACTGAGCTTGCAAGAGATATTGCAAACCCAAGTAAGACTGACCAGTATTTTGCTCTGCAAAGATATAAAGACTGGTTCGACGGAAACTCATGGGCAAATGGTATGGTGCCATATGGCGGCGGAAAAAATCAGGAAAGCTCATCCGAAGCTGCTAATGCCTGGTACGGATTGTATTTATTGGGTGTTGCTTCAGGAAATGATAATATGAAATATCAGGGAGCAGTAATGCTTCAACAGGAAATAAGAGCAGCGCAAAAATATTATCATATAAAAAATACAAATCCCACTTTTCCGACTTTTTATACAAGTCAGTTTAAAACTGTAACGAATTTGTATCAGGGAATAATAGATGCCAGTACATTTTTTGGTGATCCTGTTCAAAAAAATTACTACTCTGAGGGAATTCAGATAGTCCCTGTTACGCCAGTTACGGAAAAACTTTGGGGCGATATTGCATTTGACCAGACGATGTATGATTTTTCGCCCAACGGATGGAAATTTACGCAGTGCTTTACTCCGGGCAATACAGACCCCGATGCAACCAAATGGGGAACAATAGGAGTAGGTGTACAGGCAATGGCATATCCCGATGTTGCTCTTTCTTTCTGGAATAACTATGGATTCACAAACAGCAATTTCGATAACGGTCAAAGCCAGACAAATACTCTTCACTGGATTGTAACAAGAAAGTATAATACGCTTGGTATAAACGTGCATAATATTTCTGCTGATATTCCTAAATCATTTAATTTAAAACAGAACTATCCTAATCCGTTTAATCCTGCTACAAAAATTGTTTATGACCTTCCATTCAACAGTAAGGTTACACTCAAAATTTTTGATGCATTAGGCAGAGAGGTTTCTGTTTTAGCAAGTAATGAAGTACAAAATGCAGGAAGCTACGCAGCTGACTTCAATGCAGCAAATCTTCCTAGCGGGATTTACTTCTATACTCTTAATGCCGAAAGCGGAAAACAAAATTATTTTAAAACGATGAAGATGGTACTTGTAAAGTAGTTTCAAGATACGAGTTTCAAGTTATTCAGACTCCTGTTGGTGAAAAACCGGCAGGAGTTTTTTTTGTCTTAAATGAAGGAAATTGACTTTGGAAATTGGGTACGTTCTATCTTATAAGCAAGTGTTTAATACAATTTTTGCCGATTATCACTTAAGAATAATAGCCAATTTATAAATATTTTGCACCTTTTAACTAAATAATTCAATTTTTCCATCCGATTTTAGCCAATAAATTTCTTTGCCAATGCTCATTTTAGTTATTAATTTAGTCTAAGAAAAAGGAAATACCGCTGTTTATGGTTCGCTTAGGGGGAGCGAGTTTTTTAGTTGCACCGGCGGTATTAAATTTTCCACATAACAGAATCTCACCATTTTCTTTGTGGAAAGATTAAAAAACTAAAATAAATAAGATGCGAAAGTTAATTGTCTGGATTTTAATGTCCTTCATCTCCTTGATTTATTTTGCATTCAATGTTGTACTTTGGATTAAAGAGTTTAGTTTTAAGTCCCGTTTTAAAAAAATTGGTAATTCAATTAAGAATTTTTTTGAAACACTCACTCCCTACTTTTAAAGTAATATTTAAAAACTTTTAAAATTTTCAGCCATGAAAACACTTTTAAAAGAATTCATTCAGATGCTCTTCCCTATTACTACTTTGTTCCTTCTCTATGTTGTATTTTATTTAGTTATCAACAGCATTGCAAAACACTAAGAAAAATTCCGGCTCCCTTTTTCTTTAAATTGTTAGGATTTTGTTAGGATTTCTATTAGATTTATTACAGAAATAGTTTTTTGAAGGAATTTCCCGGCACTCAGCCCCCATTGTCCGTTCAGGATGTATTAAACTACTCTACAATTTTCCGGATTAAATATTTTTTTAATTTATTATAAACTATTATTCAAAACATGAAAAGTATTTTTATTGCTTTATTTTCTCTTATGTTCATCAGCGCAGCTTTGCCGCAGGATTATTATTATTACTTTGGAAAAAAGATTGAACTCAACAGACGTGAAGATAAAGCCGTCATTGTTACAAATGAGCTTGGACAGAATAAAGCCTCAATGGAAAACGAAATTAAATCGGTTCTTGATGCAGGCGACGAATTAAAAAATTCTTACAACAACACATATGAAGTAATTTTCAAAAATAATTTCGGAGCCCAAAAAGTTCAGAACTTTGTAAACAGATTTGCGGGAAGAGAAAACTTAATAAAATTTATTGCTCCTGCTTACTACACTGATAATCTGAAAATAACAATTATCTGCGCAGATGAATTTATGGTAAAGCTTAAAAGTGAAAATGACAGAAACAAACTTGATCTGCTGAACATTCAAAACGGAGTTCAGATAGTTGAAAGCTTCCCCGGAAGCAGAATGTTCAATATGAAAACATTCAACGGTAACTCTAAAACTTCACTGGAGCTTTCCGATATTTACTTAGCAACCGGACTATTTGAATACGCAGAGCCGAATTTTATTTATCCTGATTACTGCTTACTTAATTTTACACCCAACGACCCGTTATATACTTCACAATGGCATTTGAATAATACATCACAAACAGTTACTCCAAACCCCGGCGGATATAACGGAGTTGACTCAGCCACTTACAAAGGAATTACCGGCTCTGATATGAAAGTTAATCTTGCATGGAATTTTACTACAGGAGATGCAAGCCTTGAGCTTGGAGTTGTAGATACAGGAATCGATTCGACACACCCTGACCTGCGCTTGAACTTACTTGCAGGATACGACGGAGCATATAATGTAAACACCGTGCCAAGAGATTCCAACGGACATGGAACATGTACAGGCGGACTGGTAGCAGCAAGCGGTAACAACGCATTGGGTGTAACAGGAATTGCATACGGATGTAAGCTGCGTTCATACAGAATTTTTAACGGCGCAGGCTCTGCTGCAAACTCTTACATAACAAGAGTATTCCAGAGAGCAAAAACAAACGGTGCAGCAGTATTAAGCAATAGCTGGGGAGGCGGTTCACCTGCATCATCAGTTTCAAATGCAATTGATAGCTGCGCACTTTACGGCAACAGCGGTAAGGGCTGCGTAATATTATTTTCATCAGGGAATGAAGGAAGAAATCCCCCGTCATATCCATCTTATTTAAGGAACGTTGTCTGTGTCGGCGCTTCAACAGCATCTGACCAGAAAAAAGCTCCCGGAAATGCGCAGCAATTCTGGTGGGGCGGCAACTACGGAAGCGCGATTCAGTCAGACGGCTCATCATCTTACTTCGGAGATATTGACTGCGTGGCACCGACAATTACAGTTACAACTGATATTCAGGGAACAGGTGGTGATAATACTGCTGCAGGAACAGCCGGAGATTATTATTATGCATTTAACGGAACGTCATGCTCATGTCCTAATGCAGCCGGTGTTGCAGGGCTTATATATTCAGTAAATACTTCGCAGACTGCTGCACAGGTAAAAGATGCGTTATTAAGAGGCTGCGATAAAATTGATAACATCAGTTACGATTCTGCTAAAGCATACGGTCAATGGAATGAATATTTCGGCTACGGCAGAGTAAATGCTTACAACTCGGTAAGACTTGCAGCAGGCGTGGATGTAATTCCTCCGACAATAAAACATGCCAATATAGAGTCAAGCAATTCAACTTATCCTTCTGCAGTTACAGCTGCAATTACAGATTTAGGCGGCGGAAGTGTTGATAACACTTCACCAAAAGTTATTTACAGAACAAATAAAAATAATGCAGGCTGGTCTGCATTCGATACTGTTTCGTATAGTTCACTGGCAGGAAGCGTATTCGCATTTAAAATTCCGGGCTACGGATGGGAAACACAAGTGCAATATTATTTAACAGCAAAAGATAACAGCGGAAATACAGCATACTTCCCTATTCACGCGCCGGATACAACAAATTTATGTTACTATGCAATTGGAAATATTCAGAGTGTTACACAGAAAATAACGGGACCGACTTCAATTCCGACATCATCGTATGTTTACACCGGAACAACAACATTTGCATCATTTAAAATCTTAAAAACAAAAGTTAGATTATCATTAAGACACACAAGAGTCTCAGATATAAACGTTGCTCTTGTAAGTCCGTTGACAAGCATGAACGCAACCTTTGGTATGAAGTGTCTTTTCAGTGAAAACAGTTCCGGCACAACTACAGGAATTTCAAATCCAACAATAACTGATTCCGCTTCATCATTCTGGAACGGGTTAACTCAACCATATACAAGCGGACTTGTAAAGCCGGATTATTCTTTTGCGGGATTTAACGGAACAAGTTCGGCAGGAGCATGGAAGCTATTAATTTATGATGGCGTTACAGGTACAGGCGGAACTTTTGATAGCTGTTCAATAACTTTATATAAAACTTCAGGAACTACAAGCCCTTCAGCAGGATTTAATACTGCTTCAGATTCCATCTGTACATTTAACGGAACACAAACAGATACGATTAATTATTATTTAAAAAACAGAGGCACTGCATCACTTACAATTTCAGGCACAACTTTCAGCGGGACATATGCATCCAAGTTCTCATTGATTTCATCTCCTGCTTCAATTGCTGCGGGAGACAGCGGGCTCTTTAAGATAAGATGTAATCCGCTTGCACCAAAACCTGTTAAAGGAAATGAACAGCAATTTGATAACTCAGAAAACGCAACACTTGATATAACCACAAATGATCCAAGCAAACCAACATTAAAAGTATCGCTGCAGACACCTGACCCGCTGCCTGTAGAGCTTGCTAACTTTACATCATCTGTAGATAGAAATAACGTAAAGCTAAACTGGACAACTACGTTTGAGCAAAACAATTCAGGATTTGATATTGAAAGAAAATTAGTATCAACTAATGAATGGGTTAAAGTAACGAACATTTCAGGAGCAGGAAATTCAAACACACAGATAAATTACTCATACAGCGATAACTTTATTTCAACAGGAAAATATAATTACAGGTTGAAGCAGATTGATTTCAACGGCAACTATAAATATTATGAGCTTGCAAATGAAGTGAATGTAGGAATACCAACACAGTTCAGTTTATCACAGAACTATCCGAATCCTTTTAATCCTTCTACGAAGATCAATTATGATTTGCCGTTCGATAGCAAGGTAAGCATTAAGATATTTGATTTAACCGGAAGAGAAATATCTTCAGTTGTAAATCAGGTGCAGCCGGCAGGTTATTACTCCTTAAATTTCAATGCATCAAATTTAGCAAGCGGGATTTATTTTTATTCAATAATAGCTGAAGGCGGGAATAAATCTTTTGTGAAGAGTATGAAAATGGTTTTAGTCAAATAATAATTGATAAAAAGTAATTTGTAAAAAAAACTCCTGTCGGGAAATCGGCAGGAGTTTTTTCTAACAACAGTTCGATAAATGATATAAAACTGTATTATAAGTGAACATTATCTGCGGAATAAATGGACAAAATATTATTCCTTATTTTTGTTAGGATTTTGTTAGGATTTTTTTTACTTTTATTATATAGATTTTTTTAACAAAACCTTGAAAAGTTATGTACAAATATTTCAATTTTAGAATTAAAAAAAACTATCCAAAATCTAACGGAATTCAAAATACTAAAGGACATTTTGTTTTCTTCAAATTCCCCCTCTCGAAATATCTCGCAAGCTTAGTCTGATTACCAAATACTTTCATTTCTTTTTTACCTGATTCATTTTGATAATGAGATAATTCATTATTGTATCTGC from Bacteroidota bacterium carries:
- a CDS encoding T9SS type A sorting domain-containing protein is translated as MKKLYPLFLLMFFITSNSYSQWNYGSPFSTAAEQSTWQHVVNPLPIAGNFVLDSITGAYPTNAWFNQFYLYGNAWPNISGPLGQNSIYTYPYQIRFGTQLDSNRYPNKYAYLGINYRPFGTQQLGTPQFPKYAYDDGLYFAMGTSVNPANYKPAILNNYTEISATIKFTNTTNTNQYYYAPLVRGMPYMTMIYNNVTPAIYFPSPIVHWVNDTELLTPGQQFTGTVFKIKTLEGDPNLFRSQTWMIYSSTPITLTYNQQPYNGATQDGLIATAPITGWIRMAHVTYTGDPKASDSTARINLLNAYSKFIPVKGDVQVNVANSSSTTATMNFNFTRYNEASFGSNDSLLMMALPHHVDMLPAGSTTQLMNYQVIKGILSEVKKKTWVMTENLPQYTWNPDRGTLTNVPLNWCDSIQRYAIGDSVYFMAQYQWSDVYAAGKTLAKQGRVITICDELYDRDNTRYASMQTLAANYRTKLASNLSRWLNGNSSANNPPANVRDSIMYDTKFKGLISSQSYNVPGNDFGSALYNDHHFHYGYYLYAAAVIARKNPGFLTANGNYYLNRVTELARDIANPSKTDQYFALQRYKDWFDGNSWANGMVPYGGGKNQESSSEAANAWYGLYLLGVASGNDNMKYQGAVMLQQEIRAAQKYYHIKNTNPTFPTFYTSQFKTVTNLYQGIIDASTFFGDPVQKNYYSEGIQIVPVTPVTEKLWGDIAFDQTMYDFSPNGWKFTQCFTPGNTDPDATKWGTIGVGVQAMAYPDVALSFWNNYGFTNSNFDNGQSQTNTLHWIVTRKYNTLGINVHNISADIPKSFNLKQNYPNPFNPATKIVYDLPFNSKVTLKIFDALGREVSVLASNEVQNAGSYAADFNAANLPSGIYFYTLNAESGKQNYFKTMKMVLVK
- a CDS encoding S8 family serine peptidase, coding for MKSIFIALFSLMFISAALPQDYYYYFGKKIELNRREDKAVIVTNELGQNKASMENEIKSVLDAGDELKNSYNNTYEVIFKNNFGAQKVQNFVNRFAGRENLIKFIAPAYYTDNLKITIICADEFMVKLKSENDRNKLDLLNIQNGVQIVESFPGSRMFNMKTFNGNSKTSLELSDIYLATGLFEYAEPNFIYPDYCLLNFTPNDPLYTSQWHLNNTSQTVTPNPGGYNGVDSATYKGITGSDMKVNLAWNFTTGDASLELGVVDTGIDSTHPDLRLNLLAGYDGAYNVNTVPRDSNGHGTCTGGLVAASGNNALGVTGIAYGCKLRSYRIFNGAGSAANSYITRVFQRAKTNGAAVLSNSWGGGSPASSVSNAIDSCALYGNSGKGCVILFSSGNEGRNPPSYPSYLRNVVCVGASTASDQKKAPGNAQQFWWGGNYGSAIQSDGSSSYFGDIDCVAPTITVTTDIQGTGGDNTAAGTAGDYYYAFNGTSCSCPNAAGVAGLIYSVNTSQTAAQVKDALLRGCDKIDNISYDSAKAYGQWNEYFGYGRVNAYNSVRLAAGVDVIPPTIKHANIESSNSTYPSAVTAAITDLGGGSVDNTSPKVIYRTNKNNAGWSAFDTVSYSSLAGSVFAFKIPGYGWETQVQYYLTAKDNSGNTAYFPIHAPDTTNLCYYAIGNIQSVTQKITGPTSIPTSSYVYTGTTTFASFKILKTKVRLSLRHTRVSDINVALVSPLTSMNATFGMKCLFSENSSGTTTGISNPTITDSASSFWNGLTQPYTSGLVKPDYSFAGFNGTSSAGAWKLLIYDGVTGTGGTFDSCSITLYKTSGTTSPSAGFNTASDSICTFNGTQTDTINYYLKNRGTASLTISGTTFSGTYASKFSLISSPASIAAGDSGLFKIRCNPLAPKPVKGNEQQFDNSENATLDITTNDPSKPTLKVSLQTPDPLPVELANFTSSVDRNNVKLNWTTTFEQNNSGFDIERKLVSTNEWVKVTNISGAGNSNTQINYSYSDNFISTGKYNYRLKQIDFNGNYKYYELANEVNVGIPTQFSLSQNYPNPFNPSTKINYDLPFDSKVSIKIFDLTGREISSVVNQVQPAGYYSLNFNASNLASGIYFYSIIAEGGNKSFVKSMKMVLVK